The Klebsiella africana sequence CGATGTTACGCTGCGAAAAAGTGGCCGGATCGCTGTCTGGTTTAATTTTCACCCAGCCCAGGCTCTCCAGCACCAGTACCGCGCGATATTCATTCGACGGCTGGTTTGGTACCGACACGACGGTGCCTGCCGCCGGGGTACCCAGGGTGGTCAGTTTCCCACCATACAGCCCCATCGGCGGCGTGGGGACCTGCACAATACCCACGTTATCGATCCCCAGCCGCTCATTAATTGCTTTCAGATATACCGGATGTTGCATAATATTCGCTTCGATATCGCCGCGGGCTACTGCATCATTCACCTGAATACCGTCGCTGAAATCCTTATATTCGATTTTATATCCTTTGCTCAATAAATAGGGCGCGACGCCTTTCTCAAATTGCTCTTTATACGGCCCGGGGTTAAAGCCGACGCGAATAAGATGATCATCGGCGGCGGCATAAAAAGAGGTGACCGACAACAGGGCGAGAGTCATCCCGAGCGCAACTGACTTGTTCATAAGGTATTTTCCTGGAAGGTTGGCGATATTGAGCGATTAAATCACAGCCGACTGTGGGTTGTAAGCCAGAACGCCGGATTTCCTTTTGCTAATTCCTCATTAACTTTTGCTATATCGACATATCCTAAAAACAAGAATCCTTTGCGTATTTTGTTATTTAGCCAGCCGCAATAAATCCCTTAAAGATGGTTAATTATTCGTGATTTAAACCGGGAATATTATGCCTGATTTTACTGCTTCGCCGCTGGTGGACGCCCTGGAAGAGAATCTGTTCAGCCTGCTGGAAAAACTGGCCGCGGAGGTCAACACCGAAGCGCTGCCGCTGATCGATCTTTCCAGCGGCAGTCCGGATCAACCCACGCCACCGGAAGTCATTGACTCACTGCAGCGCGCCATTCATCGTCGTGAAAACCATGGCTACCCGTCGTTCTGGGGCAAACCGCAGGTCCGCGAGGCGATCGCCCGGTTCTATCGCCGGCAGTATGATGTGGAAATCGATCCGCATAGCGAAGTCGCCGTGTTTCAGGGTTCGCATATCGGTATTGGCGGCATCCCGCGGGCGCTGCTCAGACCCGGGCAATTCCTCATCTCCACCGATCCCTGCTATCCGATTTACCGCTCGGCGGCGCTGCAGTCCCAGGCGGCGTTTTATGGCCTGCCGCTCAGGGCTGAGAATCAATTCCTGCCGGATTTTGACGATATCCCCCGGGAGGTCGCTGACAAAGCCGGTTTGGTGGTGCTTAACTACCCGCATAATCCAACCGGCGCCCTTGCCACGCCGGCGCTGTTCGCCAGCGCGCTGCAGTTTGCTCGTCGTCACCAGGTGCCGATCCTGCACGATTTTGCCTATGCGGCCATCGGCAGCGCGGCCAGCGATGCGCCGCTGAGCCTCTTCTCCCAGCCCGACGCCAAAGCGTGGGGAGTGGAAACCTACACTTTTTCCAAGACCTTTAATATGGCCGGCTGGCGCTTCGGCTTCGCGGTCGGCAACGCCTCGATTATCCGGGCGTTTAAAAAGCTGCACACCCATAGCTACAGCACGGTGTTTGGCGCGATTCAGGATGCGGCGATCGCCGCGCTCAACCTGCCGGCCGAACGGATTGCGCAGCTGACGGCGGTCTATCATCACCGTCGGGAGTGGGTTCTGCGTCGACTGGCCGCACTGCGCTGGCCGGCGCGTACCGCACAAGGCACGTTCTTTCTCTGGCTCGGCGTGCCGCCCGGCTACCGTTCGCAGGAGTTTGCCCGCCTGCTGCTACAGGAAGCGCATATTCTGGTGGCGCCGGGCACTGGTTTTGGCGAAGGGGGGAAGGATTTATTCGCATCAGCCTGACCGCAGGGGACGAGGCGCTGAGCAACGCGCTCGACCGTCTTGCCCGGCTGGCGCTGTTTTAGTCCGCCGCCGGGAGAAGCAAAAAACGCAACCCTGGCTGGCGGGGATTACTCGGCTGACGAGTCCATCACCGACAGTACGATTTTGCCCTCAAGATGGCCCTGCGCTGCTCGCTCGTGGGCCCTGCGCGCCTGTGCAAGCGGGAAAACGCTGTCTATAGCAACCCGGATGACCCCGGCGTCCATCAGGTCGGCAAGCAGGGCGAGCTGCGCGCCGCTGGAGCGTACCTGGGTGGTGGAGACCGTCACTCCGCACTGTCGTGCCTCTTCCGCCCCGGCAAAGCCGAGCGGAAAGATCGGGTACAGCGCGCCGCCGTGCCGCAGGGTACGCAGAAAACGGCCGCTGTCCGCCCCGCCTGGCGCATCGATGACCAGATCCAGGTCACGTACCGCCTCCTCAACCGCGGTGGTCGTATAGTCGATAAAAGCATCGGCGCCGATCTGACGCAAAAAGGCTTCATGACAGCCCGCGGCGACGGCAATCACCTCGGCGCCCTGCCACTTAGCCAGCTGCACGGCGAAATGACCAACGCCGCCCGCCGCGCCGTTGACCAGGACGCGTTTACCCGCCAGCGGCACCGGCCGATGCGGCCCCGGCTGCAGCGGATTCGCCACCTCATGCCCGGGATCGATCATGAACTGCCAGGCGGTCAGGAGCGACATCGGCACCGCGGCGGCCTGCTGATGGCTCAGGGTTAGGGGTTTGCGGGCCAGGTCGCTGACCGGCACGCTAACGTACTCGGCGTAAGCACGGCTGCCCCCTGCCGCCCCTTCGGGAAAACGCGCCATGGCGTACACGTCGTCGCCGACCGCCACCTCCCGGACGTCATCCGCCCGCGCCACCACCACCCCGGAGAGATCGGTCCCGAGGATCAAGGGAAAGCGGACCTCGGGCCGCCACTCCGGGGGCAGCTGTTGATAACCATCGCGCAGATAGCTATCCGGGGGGTTCACGCCCACCGCGTGCACCTGCACCAGCACCTCGCCGGCCTGCAGCATCGGTAGTGGCGCATCCTCATAGCTCAGGACTTCCGGCCCGCCAAAGGCGTGCTGTTGAACGGCCTTCATCATCTGCGTCGACATCGCTTTCTCCTCATATGGAAATGCGTTATATTTAACGGAGCACTGTTCCGAATATATGGAGCAGTGCTCCGATTGTCAAGGAACGCCAATGAGAGCTGATGCCAGAAAAAATTATGATCTGTTAATCGAGGTGGCCCGGGACGTCTTCGTGGAGCAAGGCGCCGAGGTCTCGCTGCGCGATATCGCCCGCCGGGCGGGCGTCGGAATGGGAACCCTCTATCGCCACTTTCCCAACCGCGACAGTCTGCTGGAAGCCCTGCTCCGCAGCCGCTTTGCGGCGCTAACCGCCCGGGCTGAGTCGCTTCTGCTCGCCGCCGATCCTGCCACGGCGCTGCTGGAGTGGCTGGCTGAGAGCGTGGCGTTTACCCATCAGCATCGCGGGATCATCGCTCCGCTGATGAGCGCCATCGACGATCCTGAATCCGCCCTGCACAGCGCCTGCGTTGCCCTGCGCGCCGCCGGTACGTCGCTGCTGACCCGCGCGCAGCAGGCCGGGCAGGCACGGCCAGATCTCAGCGGAGACGAACTGTTCGATCTGATCGCCGCGCTTGCCTGGCTGCGGGAGCAGCCGTCCCATGCCCCGCGCGCAGAGCGGATTTTCGCGGTGCTGGCCGATGCGATCCTGACTGCCGGCTAGCGGCAGTCGGTCACCGACGAGACAGCACGCCTGGCGCTAACGAAACGCCCGCCTTTAACGATCAAACGCCCAGCTGGCCGCAGTGGTCAGCGCTCGCTCGAAGGCGGGACGGCCGGGGCCGGCCAGCCAGCCGGCGAAGGTGTACAGCTGCGGGTGCAGCTGACGCATGGCGTCGAGGTCGGCGTGCCCGGCCAGCCGTCCGTCGTCCACCAGCCCTGTCAGCTTATGCAGAAACGGACTGGCGGCCAGCACCTCGTCGGAGAAACGCGAATAGGGGATCGGCCGTCCCGCCGCCGCGGAGAATAACCCCTCCAGCTGACGACCGGTCACGCTGTCGCTGGCGATCTCGAACGTCTTGCCGGCAAACCGCGCCGGCGCGGCAAAAACCGCCGCGACAAGATGGCCGATATCCTCCACCGCCAGCACCTGCATTCTCCCCTCCGGCAACATAAAAAAGTGAAAACGACCTTCATCAAGGCCAAAACCGGGCATCACCAGCAGCTCCATAAAAGTGGCGGGCCGCACGATGGTCGCCGCCAGCGGCAGACTGCGGATATGCCGTTCAATTTCCGCTTTAGTGTCATAATGCGCTACGCCAGTCGGCGTCTCCCCCGCTGCGCTGCCGGAGCTGTACACCAGATGCTTCACCCCGCACTCGACGGCGAGATCGGCAATGGTTATCCCGTAGCGTACCTCCTGCTCATCGGTCACCGTCCCTCCCGGCGAACTGGGCTGGACGCTGAAGACACCGTCGACCCCGGCCATCGCCGACCGCATTGCCGCCCGGTCTTCAAAGGTACCTACCACCAGCTCGGCTCCCCGCGCCGCCAGTGCGACGGCCCCGGCGGAGAAAGGATCCCTGACCAGCGCCCGAACCTGCCAGCCGCGGTGCAGCAGCGCCCGCGCCACCGAGCCGCCCTGCTGACCGGTGGCGCCAAAAACCAACACGCTTTGCGCATTATTCATCACTCTTCCCCTTTATCTGCAGCCTGTTGCCCGGCCTCTCGCCAGCGATATTCACCTTGCTTATCCTCCTCCAGCCAGCCGCAGGAAGGCCCGGCAAAATGCCCGGTGAACCATTGAGCATGATGGCTTGCCCCCCACGCCATCATCTTCCGTCGCGAAGCTTCCGCCTGTCGGGGATCGCCGCAGAACGCTGAGTTCCACTGCGGATGGGCAAACTGGATCGGGGAATGCAGAAGATCGCCGGAGAAACAGGCGTAGTCATCTCCGGCGGCGAGGATCAGCGCGGCATGGTCGGGACTGTGGCCGGGGGTGGGGATAAAGTCGATCCGTCCGCCGACCCGCGGCCGGGTCGCCACATCGACGGTTTCCAGCTGGCCGGCCTCAATCACCGGCAGCAGGCTGTCAAGCCACAGCGCCCGGTAGCGTTCGCTATTTTTCACCCGCGACAGCTCTTTTGCCGAGCACAGATAGCGGGCGTTGGGAAACAGCGGCACCCAGCGATCGTCCTGCCAGACGGTATTCCATCCGACATGGTCGGTATGCAGGTGAGTCAGTAGTACCAGGGTCACGTCCTCCGGGTTCACTCCCGCGGCGCAGAGATTCTCCAGATACGGCGTGTTAAGTTGATGATAGAGCGGATTGCCGCCGCGCTCCCGACCGTTGCCGGTGGCGGTATCAATAACAATCAGATCGTAGGGGGTCTGCACCACCCAGCTGTGGATTGACAGCGCAATCGGCTGAATAACCTTGTCCGCCTCCGCTACCGGGAACGCCTGTGGAAAGAGCGCCGCCGGCTGCAGAGTAATCTCGCGCTCCGGTACTTTGAAAATCAGGCTATCGCCTGTCTGGTAAGTTTGCATCACTCCCTCCGCGCGCATTGCGCTGGTTGATTTATCGGGGTGATATTCACTATGCTGCCGGGATAACCCACATTCAAATTGATTATCATAATGAAGAAAATCATTGAAAATGATTTTAGTCGTATCGATCTGAATCTGTTGACAGTCTTGATGGTGCTGTACCGCGAAGAGAGCGTCACCCGTACCGCAGAGGTGCTGCATCTTGGCCAGCCGGCTATCAGCGGGGCGCTGAAACGCCTGCGCGAGATGTTTGACGACCCGCTGTTCGTGCGCAGCGCCAGAGGCATGCTGCCGACGCCGCGGGCGCAAGCGCTGATGACCGACCTGCAGCCGCTGATGGAAAACCTGCATTCGGCGATGTTTGGCGCCGGGGAGTTCGTCCCGGCGCGCGCGCAGCAGCTTTTTCGCATCGGCCTCAGCGACTGGAGCGAACACTGGCTGATGCCCCCGCTGTTACCCGGGCTGATGCAGGAGGCGCCCGGGGTTTCACTGCAGTCGATAGCCGCCGACCCCTTCCAGGTTCGCCAGTTGCTGGAGGAAGAGCGCATTGATGTCGCGGTGTCTGTCAACAAACAGAGCCGGGGGGAGATCGTCAGCGAGCCGGTGATGACCATGGGAGTCACCACCTTGTGGTCGCCGCAGCAGATCCCTTGCCGCGGCCCGCTGTCGGTGAGCGACTTTGTCGCCTGGGAACACGTAATGGTGGCCTATCGCGAAACCGGCCACGGTGAAATTGACCGCCAGCTCGCCAGCCAGGGGCTCGCGCGGCGCGTGCGCTTTGCCACGCAGAATTTCTCCACCTTTCCCCTGCTGCTGACCACCCTGCCGCTGTTCGCCACCGTCCCGCAGGGGCTGGCGCAGCGCTGGCAGGCGCAGTATGCGCTGCGCACGGACGCCCCGCCGGTAGCGTATCCGGAATTTACGCTGTGCATTTTGCGTCATAAACGGCGGGCGCAGGATCCGGCGCTGAACTGGCTGGTGGCGAGGTTAAAACAGGCCATGCGCGGCCAATAACCGGGCCGATGCCCCGGCATCAGGCCTCGCTGAGCGGGGGTTGCAAAATGCGCCTGCTCCAGTCATAAAACGCGCGCACCGCCGGCGGCAGATAGCGGTTTTGCGGATAGACCAGCGACAAAGGAAGATCAGAAGCGGCCTGCTCCAGACAGGCGACCAGCGCCCCGCTCTGCAGATAAGGTTGCACCAGATAGCTGGCGACGCGGATCAGGCCCAGCCCCTGAATGCCGGCCTGAATGTAGGCATCGGTGTCGTCAACCACCAGCGTCTCCCGCATGCGGATCGCGCAGTCGCCATCATCGAGGGAGAAAAGCCAGTCGATGGTCCGCCCGGTACGGTGATTCAGGTAGCCCACCGCCCGGTGCTGGTGCAGTTCGTCGATGCTCTGCGGCCGGCCGTGGGCTGCGAGCCAGGCCGGCGAGGCGAGGACTATCCAGCGGTAGCGGGCCAGAGGCCGCGCCACCAGGGTGGTGGAATCTTCGATCCGTCCGGTACGGATCACGCAGTCGAATCCCTCCTGAATAATATCTTCCACGTTGTCGCTTGAGCAGAGGATCAGCTCCAGGTCGGGATACTGCTGCAAAAACTCGCCGATCCTCGGCAGAATACAGTGGCGGGCAAGGGATTGCGGCATCCCTACCTTGAACCGCCCGGCGGGCTGAGCCGAGCGCCCGGGGAATGAGGCTTCCATCGCCGCCATCTCGGCCAGCAGCCTTTTACACTCCTCATAGTACCGGCGCCCCTCCGCCGTCACGCTGAGCTTGCGGGTGGTGCGCTGGAGAAGCTGCGCCCCGAGCCAGGCTTCCAGCTCCTTCACCACCCGCGATACCGTGGAGCGCGGCTGCCCGAGCACCTCCGCCGCGCGGGCGAAGCTGTGGGCATCCACAACCGCAACATAGACCTGCATGGCATCCAGTTTATCCATTTCGTTACCCCCCGGCGCTCATTATCCCATTATTACGAACAGTCTAACCCGAAATGCTGCCCTTATCGAATGTCGTCCGCCCCCCTACACTGAGCCCGTAGCCAGCCAACACAGGGCTTAACTGAGCAAGGAGTCAAAATGAAAACTGATAATCTTAATCATGAGGAAAAGGTATTGGTGCTGGGAGCGGGACAACTGGGCGCTGCCGTTCTCGATGCGCTGGTGCCGGCGGTGATCCAGCGCCAGGGCACGGTCTCGGTTATCGTCTCGCCGGGGGCCTGGGATGAAGCCGGCCAGCTGCGGTCAGCAAACCATCAGGCGCTGGCCGACGCCGGAGCCACCTTCCTCGCCGTCGACATCGCCGGTAGCGCCATGGAGACACTGGCCGGTGAGTTTCGCGGATTCACCACCGTGATTAACTGCATGGGGTTTGTCGCCGGTCCGGGGACACAGCTGAAAATCACCCGCGCGGTGCTGGCGGCCGGGGTACCCCGCTATTTTCCCTGGCAGTTTGGCGTCAATTACGATGTGGTCGGCAAAGGCAGCGGCCAGCCGGTCTGGGACGAGCAGTACGATGTCCGGACCCTGCTGCGCGCGCAGCAGGCCACGGAGTGGGTCATTGTCTCCACCGGGATGTTTACCAGCTTTCTCTTCGAACCAGACTTCGATGTGGTGAATTTATCCAACCGAACCCTTCACGCCCTTGGCAGCTGGGATACCCAGGTGACCGTCACCTCACCGGCGGATATTGGCCGCCTGACCACGGCGATTTATCTGCATCAGCCGCGGATCGTCAACGAAGTGGTGTTTGTTGCCGGCGAAACGACCTCTTACCGCCAGCTGGCGGATACCGTGGAGCGCGTAACGCAGCAGACGTTCAGCAAAGCCGTCCACACCCTGCCCGCCCTGCTGGAGCAGCTGCGGACAGACCCGGATGACGCCATGCTGCGCTATCGCGCCGCCTTCGCCCGGGGGGATGGCGTGTGGTGGCCGATGGGCGACACCTGGAATGCCCGCCACCAGCTGCCGACCCAGGACATTGCCGGCTGGCTGCAGGCCGCGCGCTGATTTTCTCTCACAGGACAGAATGACGATGAACAAGTTGATTCCACTGATCGTATTGAGTTGTCTGCTGCCCCTGGCGGCAAATGCCAGAAC is a genomic window containing:
- a CDS encoding MetQ/NlpA family ABC transporter substrate-binding protein encodes the protein MNKSVALGMTLALLSVTSFYAAADDHLIRVGFNPGPYKEQFEKGVAPYLLSKGYKIEYKDFSDGIQVNDAVARGDIEANIMQHPVYLKAINERLGIDNVGIVQVPTPPMGLYGGKLTTLGTPAAGTVVSVPNQPSNEYRAVLVLESLGWVKIKPDSDPATFSQRNIVDNPYKIVLKEMDNAQQVRALPDVDYGLIQGNFAVSSGMSLTSALKLETATSHFINVVTVAGKNQKAQFAKDIIDGYHSAEFKKYILSHPQYDGYLLPGYLK
- a CDS encoding NADP-dependent oxidoreductase, which gives rise to MSTQMMKAVQQHAFGGPEVLSYEDAPLPMLQAGEVLVQVHAVGVNPPDSYLRDGYQQLPPEWRPEVRFPLILGTDLSGVVVARADDVREVAVGDDVYAMARFPEGAAGGSRAYAEYVSVPVSDLARKPLTLSHQQAAAVPMSLLTAWQFMIDPGHEVANPLQPGPHRPVPLAGKRVLVNGAAGGVGHFAVQLAKWQGAEVIAVAAGCHEAFLRQIGADAFIDYTTTAVEEAVRDLDLVIDAPGGADSGRFLRTLRHGGALYPIFPLGFAGAEEARQCGVTVSTTQVRSSGAQLALLADLMDAGVIRVAIDSVFPLAQARRAHERAAQGHLEGKIVLSVMDSSAE
- a CDS encoding TetR/AcrR family transcriptional regulator, with the translated sequence MRADARKNYDLLIEVARDVFVEQGAEVSLRDIARRAGVGMGTLYRHFPNRDSLLEALLRSRFAALTARAESLLLAADPATALLEWLAESVAFTHQHRGIIAPLMSAIDDPESALHSACVALRAAGTSLLTRAQQAGQARPDLSGDELFDLIAALAWLREQPSHAPRAERIFAVLADAILTAG
- a CDS encoding NmrA/HSCARG family protein, encoding MNNAQSVLVFGATGQQGGSVARALLHRGWQVRALVRDPFSAGAVALAARGAELVVGTFEDRAAMRSAMAGVDGVFSVQPSSPGGTVTDEQEVRYGITIADLAVECGVKHLVYSSGSAAGETPTGVAHYDTKAEIERHIRSLPLAATIVRPATFMELLVMPGFGLDEGRFHFFMLPEGRMQVLAVEDIGHLVAAVFAAPARFAGKTFEIASDSVTGRQLEGLFSAAAGRPIPYSRFSDEVLAASPFLHKLTGLVDDGRLAGHADLDAMRQLHPQLYTFAGWLAGPGRPAFERALTTAASWAFDR
- a CDS encoding MBL fold metallo-hydrolase yields the protein MMQTYQTGDSLIFKVPEREITLQPAALFPQAFPVAEADKVIQPIALSIHSWVVQTPYDLIVIDTATGNGRERGGNPLYHQLNTPYLENLCAAGVNPEDVTLVLLTHLHTDHVGWNTVWQDDRWVPLFPNARYLCSAKELSRVKNSERYRALWLDSLLPVIEAGQLETVDVATRPRVGGRIDFIPTPGHSPDHAALILAAGDDYACFSGDLLHSPIQFAHPQWNSAFCGDPRQAEASRRKMMAWGASHHAQWFTGHFAGPSCGWLEEDKQGEYRWREAGQQAADKGEE
- a CDS encoding LysR family transcriptional regulator codes for the protein MKKIIENDFSRIDLNLLTVLMVLYREESVTRTAEVLHLGQPAISGALKRLREMFDDPLFVRSARGMLPTPRAQALMTDLQPLMENLHSAMFGAGEFVPARAQQLFRIGLSDWSEHWLMPPLLPGLMQEAPGVSLQSIAADPFQVRQLLEEERIDVAVSVNKQSRGEIVSEPVMTMGVTTLWSPQQIPCRGPLSVSDFVAWEHVMVAYRETGHGEIDRQLASQGLARRVRFATQNFSTFPLLLTTLPLFATVPQGLAQRWQAQYALRTDAPPVAYPEFTLCILRHKRRAQDPALNWLVARLKQAMRGQ
- a CDS encoding LysR family transcriptional regulator — protein: MDKLDAMQVYVAVVDAHSFARAAEVLGQPRSTVSRVVKELEAWLGAQLLQRTTRKLSVTAEGRRYYEECKRLLAEMAAMEASFPGRSAQPAGRFKVGMPQSLARHCILPRIGEFLQQYPDLELILCSSDNVEDIIQEGFDCVIRTGRIEDSTTLVARPLARYRWIVLASPAWLAAHGRPQSIDELHQHRAVGYLNHRTGRTIDWLFSLDDGDCAIRMRETLVVDDTDAYIQAGIQGLGLIRVASYLVQPYLQSGALVACLEQAASDLPLSLVYPQNRYLPPAVRAFYDWSRRILQPPLSEA
- a CDS encoding aromatic alcohol reductase; the protein is MKTDNLNHEEKVLVLGAGQLGAAVLDALVPAVIQRQGTVSVIVSPGAWDEAGQLRSANHQALADAGATFLAVDIAGSAMETLAGEFRGFTTVINCMGFVAGPGTQLKITRAVLAAGVPRYFPWQFGVNYDVVGKGSGQPVWDEQYDVRTLLRAQQATEWVIVSTGMFTSFLFEPDFDVVNLSNRTLHALGSWDTQVTVTSPADIGRLTTAIYLHQPRIVNEVVFVAGETTSYRQLADTVERVTQQTFSKAVHTLPALLEQLRTDPDDAMLRYRAAFARGDGVWWPMGDTWNARHQLPTQDIAGWLQAAR